The following are from one region of the Paenibacillus bovis genome:
- a CDS encoding YtxH domain-containing protein, whose translation MNTETTKTLAIGAVTGALVGAGVAVLVAPQQGAKARAKLAEVTELVKEKGPMINEKGHEIAEKGQEVVGVIKESLSTAKDFKTEAQSAVGDVKSEIKDFKQSHNSTGSGPTTM comes from the coding sequence ATGAATACAGAGACAACAAAAACGCTAGCCATTGGTGCAGTAACAGGCGCGCTGGTAGGTGCAGGTGTAGCTGTTCTGGTCGCCCCGCAGCAAGGTGCAAAAGCACGTGCCAAATTGGCTGAGGTTACTGAGCTCGTTAAGGAAAAAGGTCCAATGATTAACGAAAAAGGTCATGAGATCGCCGAAAAAGGTCAGGAAGTAGTCGGCGTGATCAAGGAATCCCTGAGCACTGCCAAAGACTTCAAAACCGAAGCGCAATCGGCAGTAGGCGATGTAAAATCCGAAATCAAGGATTTCAAGCAATCCCATAACAGTACAGGCAGCGGCCCAACTACGATGTAA
- a CDS encoding transcriptional regulator yields MDHPPLIRDRLEQRIQQEEISMSRFAKKHNINVGIISSILNGNRVLSIEQLDKITEILELEKGALYDQYINEYLNDATPDWRRIKPFLYRCVELDKLDCIQKIVSMLAGKSQYPGFLFETAEDFFREDKKDAASMLYESVAESENKQHSERLAICHYRLFMARQGDDQEENYQLAIRFEPFVERLNEVEQLDAYTDLANTYRSLRNWKKVEKIAEILLDKAKMLYDCKQAGELPTDRQPQKPWFFYISYAYLLRAHANEEYKDYEQVAHYLKLTTELDWVQEEDEDTLLWKNRFEEWARANSYAARLYAGEPDVLEEYVEYVEQRPEELLVFLLNVVTAANRHRLDLSTVLPKFKHGIDDLEAQTLDDELYTLQLNLERYARLLYELAVYYLERGQYGQGFGYLLECMEQAQRWNYNLLLLKCTNLFERFRGNAEKDIVAKYAELYQHAQRLLHL; encoded by the coding sequence TTGGACCATCCACCGCTCATTCGGGACAGACTGGAACAACGTATTCAGCAAGAGGAAATTTCCATGAGCCGTTTTGCCAAGAAACATAATATTAATGTAGGGATCATTAGTTCCATCCTCAACGGTAACCGGGTGCTCAGTATCGAGCAGCTCGACAAGATCACCGAGATTTTGGAGCTGGAGAAGGGCGCGCTGTATGATCAGTACATTAATGAATATCTGAACGACGCTACACCGGACTGGCGGCGAATCAAGCCTTTTCTATACCGGTGTGTCGAGCTGGACAAGCTGGATTGTATCCAGAAGATCGTCAGCATGCTCGCCGGCAAGTCCCAGTATCCGGGGTTTCTGTTCGAGACGGCCGAGGACTTTTTCCGGGAAGATAAAAAGGACGCTGCCAGCATGCTGTATGAAAGCGTAGCCGAGAGCGAAAACAAGCAGCACTCCGAACGCCTCGCAATCTGCCATTACCGCCTGTTCATGGCGAGACAGGGAGATGACCAGGAGGAAAACTATCAGCTGGCGATCCGTTTTGAACCATTTGTGGAGCGATTGAATGAAGTGGAGCAGCTGGATGCCTATACCGATCTGGCGAACACGTATCGTTCACTGCGCAACTGGAAAAAGGTCGAGAAAATCGCCGAGATTCTGCTGGACAAAGCCAAAATGCTCTACGATTGTAAACAGGCTGGAGAACTGCCTACCGACCGCCAGCCGCAAAAGCCATGGTTCTTTTACATATCGTATGCGTATCTGCTGCGCGCTCATGCGAATGAGGAATACAAGGATTACGAGCAAGTCGCTCATTATCTGAAGCTGACTACCGAGCTGGACTGGGTGCAGGAAGAGGACGAAGATACTTTATTATGGAAAAATAGATTTGAAGAATGGGCGCGGGCCAACAGCTACGCGGCAAGACTGTATGCGGGTGAGCCGGATGTGCTGGAGGAATATGTGGAGTATGTAGAACAGCGACCGGAGGAACTGCTCGTGTTTCTGCTAAATGTGGTCACGGCAGCCAACCGGCACCGGCTGGACCTGAGTACCGTGCTGCCAAAGTTCAAGCACGGGATCGACGATCTGGAAGCGCAGACACTGGACGATGAGCTGTATACGCTGCAGCTGAATCTGGAGCGCTATGCCCGGCTGCTATATGAACTGGCGGTGTATTATTTGGAGCGTGGACAATATGGTCAGGGATTTGGGTATTTGCTGGAATGTATGGAGCAGGCACAGCGGTGGAATTACAATCTGCTGCTGCTGAAGTGTACAAATTTGTTCGAGCGGTTCCGAGGGAACGCGGAAAAGGATATCGTGGCAAAGTATGCTGAACTGTATCAGCATGCGCAGAGATTGCTGCATCTTTGA
- the pstB gene encoding phosphate ABC transporter ATP-binding protein PstB: MAMPFSTEDLSVYYGEYQAIKNISLGFPAKTVTALIGPSGCGKSTFLRSLNRMNDEIAGARSTGHIWMDGIDLASPSTDVIKLRQRIGMVWQRPNPFYKSIYENIAFGPRYYGIKSRQKLDEIVETSLRRAALWDEVKDRLKESALSLSGGQQQRLCIARALSVNPQILLLDEPASALDPVSTGKVEELISELKSDLRIVIVTHNMQQAARVSDYTAYFYLGNLVEHGETNKIFTNPEKNSTQEYIMGRFG; the protein is encoded by the coding sequence ATGGCAATGCCTTTCAGTACGGAAGATCTAAGTGTCTATTATGGTGAGTATCAGGCCATCAAAAATATAAGTCTCGGATTCCCTGCCAAAACAGTTACCGCACTAATCGGTCCATCGGGCTGCGGGAAATCCACATTCCTGCGCTCGCTCAACCGGATGAATGATGAGATTGCCGGCGCACGCAGTACCGGTCATATCTGGATGGATGGCATTGATCTCGCTTCTCCTTCCACCGATGTTATCAAACTGCGTCAGCGGATCGGTATGGTATGGCAGCGTCCGAATCCATTTTACAAATCCATTTATGAAAATATTGCGTTTGGTCCTCGCTATTACGGAATCAAAAGCCGCCAAAAGCTCGATGAAATCGTCGAAACCAGCCTGCGCCGCGCTGCACTGTGGGATGAAGTCAAAGACCGTCTGAAAGAGTCAGCGCTGTCCTTGTCCGGCGGTCAGCAGCAGCGTCTATGTATCGCTCGCGCCCTGTCGGTCAATCCGCAGATCCTGCTGCTGGATGAGCCGGCTTCCGCACTCGATCCGGTATCCACCGGTAAAGTGGAAGAACTCATTTCCGAACTCAAAAGCGACCTGCGTATCGTTATTGTCACACATAATATGCAGCAGGCGGCACGGGTATCTGATTACACCGCCTACTTCTACCTCGGTAATCTGGTGGAACACGGGGAGACGAACAAAATTTTCACCAATCCCGAGAAAAACTCTACACAGGAATACATTATGGGACGCTTCGGATGA
- a CDS encoding AI-2E family transporter, which produces MIQNRFFRIGAGIALVLLIIYLGTLVDFIFVPIRSLISLTIVPLLITAFIYYPLRPLVNWLERKRKVKRSMSILMIYVVIILALVIFSMIGWPTLRDQVTSFVQNTPQFTNSIIKQVEALQHNSFIQQYLPDQGTSDDMLSKLTEYLNTVFTWLSDHISSMFSFVSNVVLVIATVPIMLYYLLKDDKKLSERLVLLFPQKFREDGKLMLSEIDDSLSSFIAGRVIVNFALCVLLYIGFLIIDLPYSLLLVFLAFFLNFIPYIGAILSAVPVAIVGFIESPMMGIWSIVIVIVAQLIQNNLLEPIIFGNQLDIHPFTIIVLLLVGGDMGGILGMLLVIPIYMAVKITIVHIYRMYIKQKIGSDFQ; this is translated from the coding sequence ATGATACAAAATCGTTTTTTTCGTATTGGCGCGGGCATCGCGCTTGTACTGCTGATCATCTATCTCGGAACACTGGTTGATTTTATCTTTGTTCCTATCCGCTCTTTGATCAGCCTCACCATTGTACCTCTACTTATTACCGCTTTTATCTATTATCCGCTGCGCCCACTGGTTAACTGGCTGGAACGCAAGCGCAAGGTCAAGCGCTCCATGTCTATCCTGATGATCTATGTGGTGATTATTCTGGCACTGGTGATTTTCTCCATGATCGGTTGGCCGACCCTGCGTGATCAGGTGACCAGCTTTGTGCAGAATACGCCCCAGTTTACCAACAGCATTATTAAGCAGGTAGAGGCGCTGCAGCATAATTCCTTTATCCAGCAGTATTTGCCGGATCAGGGAACCAGCGATGATATGCTGTCCAAGCTCACCGAGTACCTGAATACGGTATTTACCTGGTTGTCGGATCATATTTCCAGTATGTTCTCCTTTGTATCCAATGTGGTACTGGTTATTGCCACTGTGCCTATCATGCTGTATTACCTGCTCAAGGACGACAAAAAGCTGTCCGAGCGTCTGGTACTGTTATTCCCGCAGAAGTTCCGTGAAGATGGCAAACTGATGCTGAGCGAGATTGATGATTCCCTCAGCAGCTTTATTGCCGGACGTGTTATCGTTAACTTTGCGCTATGTGTACTGCTGTATATCGGATTTTTGATTATCGATCTTCCCTATTCACTGCTGCTCGTATTCCTGGCGTTTTTCCTGAATTTCATCCCGTATATCGGAGCGATTCTGTCAGCTGTACCGGTAGCGATCGTCGGCTTTATTGAATCACCGATGATGGGGATCTGGTCGATTGTAATCGTAATCGTCGCCCAGTTGATTCAGAACAATCTGCTGGAGCCGATTATCTTTGGTAATCAGCTCGATATTCATCCATTTACGATCATCGTGCTTCTGCTGGTCGGTGGAGATATGGGTGGTATTCTCGGTATGCTGCTTGTTATTCCTATCTATATGGCAGTCAAGATTACGATTGTGCATATCTACCGTATGTATATCAAACAAAAGATCGGCAGTGATTTTCAGTAG
- a CDS encoding phosphate ABC transporter substrate-binding protein, producing MFKKLPIMLLTLTMVLVLAACGSNGGTTTGSGAGTDTGSTGGENSSELSGSILAVGSTALQPLVDQVAQKFMADSKYANVSVQVQGGGSGTGLTQVSEGQANIGNSDVFAEEKLDADKAAELVDHQVAVVAMAAVANKGANVKDLKKQQLVDIFTGKVTNWKEVGGADQKIVVINRPSSSGTRATFEKYALGQKTEDPAGSIQQDSSGTVKKLIAETPGAIGYLALSYLDDSVTALSYDGVEPKVENVEAGKYPIWAYEHMYTKGEPDASTKAFLDYMLSEDVQQSDVTELGYIPMSGMQVQRDAEGKVSQK from the coding sequence ATGTTTAAAAAACTGCCAATCATGCTTCTTACGCTGACGATGGTCCTTGTGCTTGCGGCCTGCGGATCAAACGGCGGAACTACTACGGGATCGGGTGCCGGTACAGATACTGGCAGCACAGGAGGAGAAAATTCTTCCGAGCTTAGCGGTTCTATTCTGGCTGTAGGTTCAACAGCATTGCAACCACTGGTTGATCAAGTCGCTCAAAAGTTTATGGCAGATTCCAAATATGCTAACGTGTCCGTTCAAGTACAGGGCGGCGGTAGCGGTACGGGTCTGACTCAGGTATCCGAAGGTCAAGCCAATATCGGTAACTCCGACGTATTTGCAGAAGAAAAGCTGGACGCTGACAAAGCGGCTGAGCTGGTCGATCATCAAGTAGCGGTAGTAGCTATGGCAGCTGTTGCCAACAAAGGCGCTAACGTAAAAGATCTGAAAAAACAACAGCTGGTGGATATCTTCACTGGTAAAGTAACCAACTGGAAAGAAGTTGGCGGCGCGGATCAAAAGATCGTCGTTATCAACCGTCCAAGCAGCTCCGGTACTCGTGCTACTTTTGAGAAGTACGCACTGGGCCAAAAAACAGAAGATCCAGCAGGTTCGATCCAACAGGATTCTTCCGGTACAGTTAAAAAACTGATCGCTGAAACTCCAGGCGCTATCGGTTACCTGGCACTGTCTTACCTGGATGACAGTGTAACTGCACTGAGCTATGACGGCGTAGAGCCTAAAGTAGAGAACGTGGAAGCTGGTAAATACCCAATCTGGGCTTACGAGCACATGTACACCAAAGGTGAGCCGGATGCTTCTACCAAAGCGTTCCTGGATTACATGCTGAGCGAAGACGTTCAACAAAGCGATGTAACAGAACTGGGTTATATCCCAATGTCCGGTATGCAGGTACAACGTGATGCAGAAGGTAAAGTTAGCCAGAAATAA
- the pstA gene encoding phosphate ABC transporter permease PstA produces MTTKTVNTKARTRARNADKIATVIIVALALSIVVILLGLLGFILFRGLGHINWDFLTSKPQTIREGGGIGPPLFNSLYLLVLTMIITIPLGLGGGIYMSEYAKPGKITAFIRLVVEVLSSFPSIVIGLFGLLVFVNTMGMGFSLLAGALALTIFNLPLMVRITEQAFSSVPREQKEAGLALGLSKWKIITSIMLPVAIPSLVTGTILAAGRVFGEAAALLFTSGMTTPPLNFSDWNPLHPRSPLNPLRPAETLATHIWKVNSEGLAPDAIQIAAGASAVLVIMVLIFNLLARWGGRTLYRYMTASKRMN; encoded by the coding sequence ATGACAACCAAAACCGTAAACACCAAAGCCAGAACACGGGCCAGAAATGCAGATAAGATAGCTACGGTTATTATTGTCGCTCTTGCTCTCTCTATTGTTGTCATTTTGCTTGGCCTGCTCGGCTTTATCCTGTTCCGCGGTCTGGGACATATCAACTGGGACTTCCTGACGTCCAAGCCGCAAACGATTCGTGAAGGCGGCGGGATCGGGCCTCCACTGTTCAACTCCCTGTACCTGCTCGTGCTGACCATGATTATCACGATTCCGCTTGGCCTCGGTGGCGGAATCTATATGTCCGAATATGCCAAACCCGGCAAAATCACCGCCTTTATCCGGTTGGTTGTAGAGGTACTGTCCTCTTTCCCGTCTATCGTTATCGGTCTGTTCGGTTTGCTCGTATTTGTTAATACGATGGGTATGGGATTCTCTCTGCTGGCAGGTGCGCTGGCACTGACGATCTTCAACCTGCCGCTGATGGTACGGATTACAGAACAGGCATTCAGCTCTGTACCCCGTGAGCAAAAAGAAGCCGGTCTGGCTCTCGGATTATCCAAATGGAAAATTATCACGTCCATTATGCTGCCTGTAGCGATTCCTTCGCTCGTCACCGGTACGATTCTGGCAGCAGGCCGTGTATTCGGCGAAGCAGCAGCCCTACTGTTCACGTCCGGTATGACGACACCTCCGCTGAACTTCTCGGACTGGAATCCGCTGCATCCGCGTTCACCACTGAACCCGCTGCGTCCAGCCGAGACACTGGCTACCCATATCTGGAAAGTCAACAGTGAAGGTCTGGCACCGGATGCGATACAGATTGCTGCCGGCGCTTCCGCTGTGCTGGTGATCATGGTATTGATCTTCAATCTGCTCGCACGTTGGGGCGGTCGCACACTGTATCGTTATATGACTGCTTCCAAACGCATGAACTAA
- a CDS encoding manganese catalase family protein — translation MFFHIKELQYTAKPDKPDPIYAKKLQEVLGGQYGEMSVMMQYLFQGWNSRAESKYKDMLLDIGTEEIGHVEMLATMIAQLLDDAPLDQVEQMAKDPAIGAVLGGMNPQHAIVSSLGALPSDSVGYPWNSRYIVASGDLLADFRANLNAESQGRLQVIRLYEQTTDPGIRDMLSFMIARDTMHQNQWLAAIAEIEAKQGMITPASFPPELEKREVVHQFMNFSQGEESAAGRWASGPAMDGTGDFEYVQQPKAYGQAPILKPAPDFMHSRADQAPSIVNVGTLSK, via the coding sequence ATGTTCTTTCACATTAAAGAGTTACAGTATACAGCCAAGCCGGATAAGCCAGACCCGATTTATGCGAAAAAACTGCAGGAAGTACTCGGCGGACAATATGGTGAAATGTCCGTCATGATGCAGTACCTGTTCCAGGGATGGAATTCCCGTGCAGAGAGCAAGTACAAAGACATGCTGCTGGATATCGGTACCGAGGAAATCGGTCACGTCGAAATGCTGGCAACGATGATCGCCCAACTGCTCGACGATGCCCCACTGGATCAAGTAGAACAAATGGCCAAAGACCCTGCGATTGGCGCAGTCCTGGGTGGTATGAACCCTCAGCATGCGATTGTATCCAGTCTGGGTGCACTGCCATCCGATAGCGTAGGCTATCCATGGAATTCCCGTTATATCGTCGCAAGCGGCGATCTGCTGGCTGATTTCCGTGCCAATCTGAACGCCGAGTCCCAAGGCCGTCTGCAGGTTATCCGCCTGTATGAGCAAACAACAGATCCGGGTATCCGTGACATGCTGTCCTTTATGATTGCCCGCGATACGATGCACCAGAATCAATGGCTTGCAGCGATTGCCGAAATCGAAGCCAAACAGGGTATGATTACACCTGCTTCCTTCCCTCCGGAGTTGGAAAAACGTGAAGTGGTTCACCAATTCATGAACTTTTCCCAGGGCGAAGAAAGTGCAGCCGGACGCTGGGCAAGTGGTCCTGCAATGGATGGCACAGGCGATTTCGAATATGTGCAACAGCCAAAAGCCTATGGTCAGGCACCGATTCTGAAGCCGGCTCCGGACTTTATGCACTCCCGTGCTGATCAGGCGCCAAGTATCGTCAATGTAGGTACACTGAGCAAATAA
- the pstC gene encoding phosphate ABC transporter permease subunit PstC yields the protein MEHSKVTPREAQRRRLPLEKHRLEDWIGKIYTSVCVVFLIAVIVSIVYFVTSKGVATFAVNGVSLTEFFFGTHWAPDAAEPSFGALPAITGSFLVTLLAALIASPLSIAAALFMTEIVPTFGKRILQPAIELLSGIPSVVYGFIGLTLIVPFLRDHVGGQGIGVGAGALVLSIMILPTITSVAADALASLPRGLREASYALGATRWQTIYRVVLPTVLPALLTGIVLGMARAFGEALAVQMVIGNAPYIPTSLLESASTLTSVITLGMGNTAMGSIQNNALWSMALVLMLMTFVFILIIRLLERRNRI from the coding sequence ATGGAGCATTCCAAAGTTACTCCACGGGAAGCACAGCGTCGCAGGCTGCCGCTTGAGAAGCACCGTCTGGAAGACTGGATCGGCAAAATTTACACATCTGTCTGTGTTGTTTTTCTGATCGCGGTCATCGTATCCATTGTTTATTTTGTTACTTCCAAAGGCGTGGCTACCTTTGCGGTGAACGGTGTCAGCCTGACCGAATTCTTCTTCGGTACCCACTGGGCTCCGGATGCGGCCGAGCCTTCGTTTGGCGCTCTGCCGGCAATTACAGGTTCCTTTCTGGTTACCCTGCTGGCTGCACTGATCGCCAGTCCGCTTAGTATCGCAGCAGCGTTGTTCATGACAGAGATCGTACCTACCTTCGGCAAGCGCATCCTGCAGCCGGCGATTGAGCTGCTGTCGGGTATTCCTTCGGTTGTCTACGGATTTATCGGTCTGACTCTGATTGTACCTTTCCTGCGCGATCATGTAGGCGGACAGGGTATCGGCGTTGGAGCCGGTGCGCTGGTGCTGTCCATCATGATCCTGCCGACGATTACGAGCGTAGCTGCAGACGCCCTGGCTTCCCTGCCACGCGGTCTGCGTGAAGCTTCGTATGCACTTGGCGCTACACGCTGGCAGACGATTTACCGTGTGGTACTGCCTACCGTTTTGCCGGCACTGCTGACCGGTATCGTACTCGGTATGGCCCGCGCCTTCGGTGAAGCACTGGCCGTACAGATGGTTATCGGTAATGCCCCTTATATTCCAACGTCCCTGCTGGAATCTGCTTCCACGCTGACCAGTGTTATTACACTCGGCATGGGGAATACAGCGATGGGTTCTATTCAGAATAATGCATTGTGGAGTATGGCACTTGTACTGATGCTGATGACATTCGTGTTCATCCTCATCATCCGCCTGCTCGAAAGGAGAAACCGGATATGA
- a CDS encoding Fur family transcriptional regulator has translation MKTINLTTQRKAVYEIVCNAEDHPTAADVMNRLVERGHNFAYGTVYNSLRYLSDNGLIRELKLGETASRYDGKMDDHQHIVCESCGRVDEVMTDAPLQWYADVAEETGYDVHHAHVVFKGVCTECKNKSKK, from the coding sequence GTGAAAACTATCAATCTGACGACGCAGCGCAAAGCTGTCTACGAAATCGTCTGCAACGCCGAGGATCACCCGACTGCCGCTGACGTAATGAACCGGTTGGTAGAGCGTGGTCATAATTTCGCTTATGGTACTGTATATAACTCGCTTCGATATCTGTCAGACAATGGGCTGATCCGTGAATTGAAGCTTGGTGAGACCGCTAGCCGCTACGATGGCAAAATGGATGATCACCAGCATATTGTATGTGAATCCTGCGGACGAGTGGATGAAGTCATGACCGATGCACCGCTGCAATGGTACGCTGACGTAGCGGAGGAGACCGGGTACGATGTCCATCATGCACATGTTGTATTTAAAGGAGTGTGTACCGAATGCAAAAACAAATCGAAAAAGTAA
- a CDS encoding winged helix-turn-helix transcriptional regulator produces the protein MQKQIEKVIENDYLSDSGSSINWTSGSSFEEMETLVQACPVTRRVVIISPAPSRIHELTRMLSDSCFDVMVFHRWENNGAGAISADLYIFDMITAAGSGEIELAKLRINDNDSHVPSIFLVREEMLALGMKEWTEEELLVWPMRPQEGLYHVERVIRSNANRPAAPAADEDSQHRIVFKDLWIDRKKMTVHRGQQRVELTKTEYDLLLMLIESEGGVLSREQLMSEIWGTQFFGGSNVVDVHVKSLRKKIGDNASAPQYIATVRGVGYRLAD, from the coding sequence ATGCAAAAACAAATCGAAAAAGTAATTGAGAATGATTATCTTTCCGACTCCGGATCGTCTATAAACTGGACATCAGGCAGTAGCTTCGAAGAAATGGAGACGCTGGTTCAAGCTTGCCCGGTAACACGCCGCGTCGTGATTATCAGCCCGGCTCCCAGTCGTATTCATGAGCTGACACGTATGCTGTCGGACAGCTGTTTTGATGTTATGGTATTTCACCGCTGGGAAAACAATGGGGCAGGTGCGATTAGTGCCGACCTGTATATTTTTGATATGATTACCGCTGCAGGCAGTGGGGAGATCGAGCTTGCCAAGCTGCGCATAAATGATAATGATTCTCATGTACCGTCTATTTTCCTGGTACGCGAGGAGATGCTCGCTCTTGGTATGAAAGAATGGACCGAGGAAGAACTGCTCGTCTGGCCGATGCGTCCACAGGAAGGACTGTATCATGTAGAACGTGTTATTCGTTCCAACGCGAATCGCCCGGCGGCGCCTGCAGCCGATGAAGATTCCCAGCATCGGATCGTGTTCAAGGATCTGTGGATCGATCGCAAGAAAATGACGGTCCATCGCGGACAACAGCGCGTCGAACTGACCAAAACCGAATATGACCTGCTGCTCATGCTGATCGAAAGCGAAGGCGGCGTATTATCCCGTGAACAGCTGATGAGCGAAATCTGGGGCACCCAGTTCTTTGGCGGCAGCAATGTAGTCGATGTACATGTAAAAAGTCTGCGCAAAAAAATCGGCGATAATGCGTCTGCACCACAGTATATTGCAACTGTACGTGGCGTGGGATATCGTCTGGCAGACTAA
- a CDS encoding DUF4279 domain-containing protein, whose translation MSISKIRIDFWLTGDLFEADEVSEILQIEPTKFKRKEEYPLPQTALTSWKLSTKKEECKAVCWQFEKLINLLKGKEGLIIELCEQYELTASFTVVVEMEAGNGPELVLTKDIILFIAAINAEVGFDLYID comes from the coding sequence ATGAGTATATCAAAAATAAGGATAGATTTTTGGCTTACAGGCGATTTATTTGAAGCTGATGAAGTATCTGAGATTCTCCAGATCGAACCCACAAAATTTAAAAGAAAAGAAGAGTATCCACTTCCTCAAACAGCTTTAACATCTTGGAAACTGTCTACAAAAAAAGAAGAATGTAAAGCGGTTTGTTGGCAATTTGAAAAGTTAATCAATTTGTTGAAAGGAAAGGAAGGATTGATTATTGAACTTTGTGAACAATATGAATTAACAGCTTCATTTACAGTAGTAGTAGAAATGGAAGCAGGCAATGGTCCCGAACTTGTTTTGACAAAAGATATTATTCTTTTCATTGCTGCTATTAATGCAGAAGTTGGTTTCGATTTATATATCGATTAA
- a CDS encoding aldo/keto reductase family protein: MNYRRLGGSGLKVSEISLGSWLTYGGYVERENAVNSIRAAYDLGINFFDTANVYERGEAEKVVGETLKSYPRESYVLATKVFGNMGDGPNDKGLSRKHIMEQCHASLKRLGHDYIDLYYCHRFSPETPIEETLRALDDLVRQGKILYVGVSQWTAAQMQAAVGVADRYLLDRIVVNQPIYNMFDRYIEEEVIPLGEKYGIGQVVYSPLAQGLLTGKYTSGGQIPSDSRAAKLGWDEKKLDEQRLGQVQQLQSIADEAGLSLTHLALAWILRQDNVSSALVGASRPEQIQQNAGAAGVKLSEDVLTAIEEVLKK, translated from the coding sequence ATGAATTACCGCAGACTGGGTGGAAGTGGACTCAAAGTAAGTGAGATTAGCCTGGGTAGCTGGCTGACGTATGGAGGATATGTAGAACGGGAGAATGCCGTGAATTCAATCCGTGCCGCGTACGATCTGGGCATTAATTTCTTTGATACAGCTAATGTGTATGAACGCGGAGAAGCCGAGAAAGTCGTCGGCGAGACGCTGAAATCGTATCCACGCGAATCCTATGTGCTGGCGACCAAGGTATTCGGCAATATGGGTGACGGTCCCAATGATAAAGGATTATCCCGCAAGCATATTATGGAACAATGCCATGCCAGCCTGAAGCGGCTGGGTCATGATTATATCGATCTGTATTACTGCCACCGCTTCTCCCCGGAGACGCCGATCGAAGAGACACTGCGTGCACTGGACGATCTGGTGCGTCAGGGCAAGATTCTGTATGTCGGTGTCAGCCAGTGGACAGCTGCCCAGATGCAGGCCGCTGTCGGTGTAGCCGACCGTTACCTGCTGGACCGGATCGTCGTGAATCAGCCGATCTATAATATGTTCGATCGTTATATCGAAGAAGAAGTCATTCCGCTCGGTGAGAAATATGGCATCGGCCAGGTTGTGTATTCGCCGCTGGCACAGGGTCTGCTGACTGGTAAATACACCTCGGGCGGTCAGATCCCTTCCGACAGCCGTGCCGCCAAGCTAGGCTGGGACGAGAAAAAGCTGGATGAACAACGCCTCGGTCAGGTGCAACAGCTGCAAAGTATCGCGGATGAAGCCGGATTATCACTGACCCATCTTGCGCTGGCATGGATTCTTCGTCAGGACAACGTCTCTAGTGCCCTGGTCGGCGCGAGCCGTCCGGAACAGATTCAGCAGAATGCGGGAGCAGCGGGTGTGAAATTGAGTGAGGATGTACTGACAGCGATTGAAGAAGTGTTGAAGAAATAA